Proteins from one Halopseudomonas pelagia genomic window:
- a CDS encoding zinc-dependent alcohol dehydrogenase family protein has translation MKAMILNAFGGPESFELAEVPKPVPQAGQVLVRVHATSINPLDYQVRRGDYADLVPLPAITGHDVSGVVEAVGPGVTSFVPGDEVWYTPQIFDGPGSYAEYHVAAESIIGKKPPELSHLEAASLTLVGGTVWEALVVRVGLRVGESILVHGGAGGVGHVAIQVAKAMGARVFTTVREANFEFARSLGADVVIDYEKEDYVEAILRETNGHGVDVVFDTIGGNTLARSADALAQLGRVVSIVDIAQPQNLIEAWGKNASYHFVFTRQNRGKLDELSTLIARGQLRPHVGAVYSLADIGAAHALLESPNNGLRGKVAIAVEPQAHLVSANA, from the coding sequence ATGAAAGCAATGATACTTAACGCATTTGGCGGCCCGGAATCGTTCGAGCTGGCCGAGGTGCCCAAGCCAGTACCCCAAGCCGGTCAGGTGTTGGTGCGGGTACACGCAACCTCCATCAATCCGTTGGATTACCAGGTGCGCCGTGGCGATTATGCCGACCTGGTGCCACTGCCTGCCATTACCGGGCATGACGTATCCGGTGTTGTCGAAGCTGTTGGCCCAGGTGTGACGAGCTTCGTGCCAGGTGACGAAGTCTGGTACACCCCGCAAATTTTTGACGGCCCAGGCAGTTACGCCGAATACCACGTGGCAGCTGAAAGCATCATAGGCAAGAAGCCGCCGGAGCTTAGCCATCTGGAAGCTGCAAGTTTGACCCTGGTTGGTGGCACGGTGTGGGAAGCATTGGTTGTCCGCGTGGGACTCAGGGTGGGAGAGAGCATCCTGGTGCACGGCGGTGCGGGCGGCGTCGGCCATGTGGCAATCCAGGTGGCCAAAGCCATGGGCGCCAGGGTGTTCACCACCGTGCGCGAAGCCAATTTCGAGTTCGCACGGAGCTTGGGTGCTGACGTGGTCATCGACTACGAGAAAGAGGATTACGTCGAGGCGATCCTGCGGGAAACCAATGGCCACGGCGTCGATGTGGTGTTCGACACCATCGGCGGCAACACATTGGCGCGCAGCGCCGACGCGCTGGCACAACTGGGCCGCGTGGTCTCGATTGTGGACATTGCCCAACCACAAAACCTCATTGAAGCCTGGGGCAAAAACGCCAGTTATCACTTCGTTTTCACGAGGCAGAACCGCGGCAAGCTGGATGAACTGAGCACGCTGATAGCGCGCGGTCAGCTGCGGCCACATGTTGGCGCGGTCTATTCGCTGGCTGATATAGGCGCCGCCCACGCCCTGTTGGAGAGCCCCAACAATGGCCTGCGCGGAAAGGTCGCGATTGCAGTCGAGCCCCAGGCTCATCTCGTCAGCGCGAATGCTTGA
- a CDS encoding antibiotic biosynthesis monooxygenase family protein: MIYEIAVLPVHKEQIEQFQSAFANVEPLLRRAEGYGGHMLAQGIETPEQFNLIVRWRSLEDHTPGFEASEDHRIFMLGLEEYFSEEPTVYHIEGAAFTTGEHDFSASTLNSNIDF; encoded by the coding sequence ATGATTTATGAAATTGCTGTGCTGCCCGTGCACAAAGAACAGATTGAACAGTTCCAAAGTGCTTTTGCCAACGTTGAACCTTTGCTCCGCCGCGCAGAGGGTTACGGCGGCCATATGCTCGCGCAAGGTATCGAAACCCCTGAGCAATTCAATCTGATAGTGCGGTGGCGATCGCTCGAAGATCACACGCCGGGCTTCGAGGCGAGTGAAGACCATCGGATCTTCATGCTGGGTTTAGAAGAATATTTTTCCGAAGAACCGACGGTTTATCACATTGAAGGGGCCGCTTTTACTACCGGAGAACATGATTTTTCGGCAAGCACCCTGAATTCAAATATTGATTTTTAA
- a CDS encoding alkaline phosphatase D family protein has translation MAFTRREFLRVSALALGSVVVSTGLQGCFSSSSSSSDPEVERSLAFDHGVASGDPLADRIMVWTRVSPKDGSTADIEVSWEVASDAAFTDLLHSGSASTGEARDFTLKVDVQNLTPGQSYYYRFKAGSAVSPAGKMKTLPSSGVAQVRFAVLSCSNFPAGYFHVYAQAAQESELDAVLHLGDYIYEYGTGGYATEDAAALGRSLPADNAGELLSLNDYRKRYALYRTDADLQALHAAAPFIAVWDDHEVTNDTWMNGAENHNEGEGDFNERKLAALQAYFEWLPVRPASEDDELTIYRSFDFGDLVSLHMLDTRIIGRDEQLNYADYYTANGFDAARFTADVSATDRSLLGQTQMDWLQSQIAVSSATWQVLGQQVLMGRMLLPAEMLTALSNPAGADLGSTLTELVTLKLRVQAGDPSLTTEDIARIQTVIPYNLDAWDGYAYEREVIFGLARSLDKNLVVLAGDTHNAWANNLKTLAGDSVGVEFATAGVTSPGLESYLGLPAEAMTQAEQAITLLVDELQYLNANQRGYMLVTFTPDEARADWRYVSTVKARDYVMDSARGRSMTTLPGSTNRMLAPAA, from the coding sequence ATGGCTTTCACTCGAAGGGAATTTTTGCGTGTATCGGCATTGGCACTCGGTAGCGTGGTCGTTTCCACTGGCTTGCAGGGCTGCTTCAGCAGCAGCTCGTCATCTTCAGACCCAGAAGTGGAGCGTAGCCTTGCTTTCGATCATGGCGTGGCCAGCGGCGATCCGTTAGCTGATCGCATCATGGTCTGGACTCGGGTAAGCCCGAAGGATGGCTCTACCGCCGATATCGAAGTCAGCTGGGAGGTCGCCAGCGACGCGGCTTTCACCGACCTTCTGCATAGCGGCAGTGCGAGTACCGGCGAGGCGCGCGACTTCACGTTGAAGGTGGATGTGCAAAACCTGACACCCGGCCAGAGCTATTACTACCGCTTCAAAGCCGGCAGTGCGGTATCGCCCGCTGGCAAGATGAAGACCCTGCCCTCCTCCGGCGTAGCGCAAGTGCGTTTTGCCGTGCTGTCGTGCTCCAACTTCCCGGCGGGTTATTTTCATGTCTATGCACAGGCAGCGCAGGAATCAGAACTGGACGCCGTGTTGCACCTGGGCGATTACATCTACGAATACGGCACGGGTGGCTATGCGACAGAGGATGCCGCGGCACTGGGTCGTAGCCTGCCTGCAGACAATGCCGGTGAGTTGTTAAGCCTCAACGATTATCGCAAGCGCTACGCCTTGTACCGCACTGACGCCGATCTGCAAGCGCTGCACGCAGCCGCGCCCTTCATCGCCGTGTGGGATGACCATGAGGTTACCAACGACACTTGGATGAACGGTGCAGAAAACCACAATGAGGGTGAAGGCGATTTCAACGAGCGCAAGCTTGCCGCCTTGCAAGCCTACTTTGAGTGGCTACCGGTACGCCCTGCCAGCGAAGACGACGAACTGACGATTTACCGCAGTTTTGATTTCGGCGATCTGGTTAGCCTGCATATGCTGGATACCCGGATCATCGGCCGTGATGAACAGCTCAATTATGCGGACTATTACACTGCCAACGGTTTTGACGCTGCGCGCTTCACTGCCGATGTCAGTGCCACTGACCGCAGCCTGCTCGGCCAAACCCAAATGGACTGGCTGCAGAGCCAGATCGCAGTATCCAGCGCCACCTGGCAGGTACTGGGTCAACAGGTGCTGATGGGCCGTATGCTGCTGCCCGCCGAGATGCTCACTGCACTATCTAACCCGGCCGGTGCAGATCTGGGTTCTACGCTTACCGAGTTGGTAACCCTCAAGCTACGCGTACAAGCGGGCGACCCCTCGTTAACCACGGAAGACATAGCCCGAATCCAGACGGTTATTCCCTACAACCTCGATGCTTGGGATGGTTACGCCTATGAGCGCGAAGTGATCTTTGGTCTCGCCCGCAGCCTGGACAAGAATCTGGTAGTGCTCGCTGGTGACACCCACAATGCCTGGGCCAATAACCTCAAGACCCTGGCAGGCGATTCGGTAGGTGTGGAATTCGCCACCGCTGGTGTTACCTCCCCTGGGCTGGAAAGCTATCTCGGTCTTCCCGCAGAAGCGATGACCCAGGCCGAGCAAGCCATCACGCTGCTGGTCGACGAGTTGCAATATCTCAACGCCAATCAACGGGGCTACATGCTGGTAACCTTTACACCTGACGAGGCGCGCGCCGACTGGCGCTATGTGAGCACGGTCAAGGCCAGGGACTATGTAATGGACAGTGCCCGCGGCAGGTCGATGACCACCCTGCCCGGCAGCACCAACCGTATGCTCGCCCCTGCTGCTTAA
- a CDS encoding AraC family transcriptional regulator — MVDRLAALLGHFSVSARTFQSGPLCGINTLDGAEPFGQLHLLRRGKAEVWQDASKAFSLDGPTLLFYPRPTAHRFVTDSDKGADFVCAHIAFEGGPANPLASALPACVCIPLDQLPDSVPVLTLLFAEAEANNCGRQVMLDRLFEVLLVQLLRQLMENGSTQVGLLAGFAHQQLRRAIVAMHQAPERDWSVESLAAVAGMSRSVFANQFREAVGETPASYLQRWRVGLVQKWLKNGQPLRLIAEEAGYSSESALSRAFKSQCGLSPMAWLKQERLER, encoded by the coding sequence ATGGTTGATCGACTCGCTGCTTTGCTGGGGCACTTTTCTGTCAGTGCGCGCACCTTCCAATCCGGCCCGCTGTGCGGCATCAACACGCTGGATGGCGCGGAGCCCTTTGGTCAGTTGCATTTGCTGCGCCGCGGCAAGGCTGAGGTTTGGCAGGACGCCAGCAAGGCATTCAGCCTGGACGGCCCGACCCTGCTGTTCTATCCGCGCCCCACGGCGCATCGCTTTGTGACCGACAGCGACAAGGGCGCAGACTTTGTGTGCGCGCACATTGCCTTTGAGGGCGGCCCGGCAAATCCGCTGGCCAGCGCCCTGCCCGCTTGCGTTTGCATACCGCTGGACCAGTTACCGGACAGCGTGCCGGTGCTGACGCTGCTGTTTGCCGAGGCCGAGGCCAACAACTGCGGCCGCCAGGTCATGCTTGATCGGCTGTTTGAGGTGCTGCTGGTGCAGTTGCTGCGCCAGTTGATGGAGAACGGCAGCACTCAGGTGGGCCTGCTGGCGGGGTTTGCGCACCAGCAACTACGCCGGGCGATTGTCGCCATGCACCAGGCGCCGGAGCGGGACTGGTCGGTTGAATCCCTGGCAGCCGTGGCGGGCATGTCGCGCAGTGTATTTGCCAATCAGTTCCGCGAAGCGGTGGGCGAAACGCCGGCGAGCTACCTGCAGCGCTGGCGAGTGGGGCTGGTGCAAAAGTGGCTGAAGAATGGCCAACCGCTCCGGCTGATCGCCGAAGAGGCTGGCTACAGCAGCGAGTCTGCGCTGTCGCGTGCATTCAAGTCGCAGTGCGGCCTATCGCCCATGGCGTGGTTGAAGCAGGAGCGGTTGGAGAGATAA
- a CDS encoding alpha/beta fold hydrolase — MNTFTRTAIAAFAAAALPVISMAAHAAEFARTASTITTQDGVELYYKDWGPKNGEVVMFSHGWPLNSDSWEAQMQFLADKGYRVIAHDRRGHGRSSQPWEGNDMDHYADDLSTVIKALQVKDVTLVGFSTGGGEVARYIGRHGTELVKKAALISAVPPMMLKTDSNPHGLPLSVFDGLREASNVDRSQLYLDIASGPFFGFNREGAKPSQGMIQSFWRQGMLAGAKNTYDSIAAFSATDFRGDLAKFDIPTLVIHGSDDQIVPLDISGKASAALVKDAKLIVYEGAPHGLADTNKEQLNQDLLNFIQQ, encoded by the coding sequence ATGAATACATTTACCCGTACCGCCATCGCTGCATTCGCCGCCGCTGCACTGCCAGTCATCTCAATGGCCGCTCACGCCGCAGAATTTGCTCGCACTGCCAGCACTATCACCACCCAGGACGGCGTCGAGCTGTACTACAAGGACTGGGGTCCAAAGAACGGTGAAGTCGTCATGTTCAGCCACGGCTGGCCGCTCAACTCGGATAGCTGGGAAGCGCAAATGCAGTTCCTGGCGGACAAGGGCTACCGCGTTATCGCCCACGACCGCCGTGGCCACGGCCGCTCCAGCCAACCCTGGGAAGGTAACGATATGGACCACTACGCCGATGACCTTTCAACCGTGATCAAGGCGCTGCAGGTCAAGGACGTTACCCTGGTCGGCTTCTCCACCGGTGGCGGTGAAGTAGCCCGCTATATTGGCCGCCACGGCACAGAGTTGGTGAAAAAGGCCGCCCTGATCAGCGCCGTACCGCCGATGATGCTGAAGACCGACAGCAACCCCCACGGCTTGCCGCTCTCGGTATTCGATGGTCTGCGTGAAGCGTCGAACGTTGACCGGTCGCAGCTTTATCTGGATATCGCCAGTGGCCCCTTCTTCGGTTTCAACCGCGAAGGCGCCAAGCCCTCGCAAGGCATGATCCAGTCGTTCTGGAGGCAGGGCATGCTGGCTGGCGCCAAGAATACCTACGATTCCATCGCCGCCTTCTCTGCGACGGACTTCCGTGGTGACCTGGCCAAGTTCGACATACCCACGCTGGTGATTCACGGCAGTGACGACCAGATTGTACCCCTCGACATCTCCGGCAAAGCCTCGGCCGCGCTGGTCAAGGATGCCAAGCTGATTGTCTACGAAGGTGCGCCCCATGGTCTGGCGGATACCAACAAGGAACAGCTGAACCAGGATTTGCTGAACTTTATTCAGCAGTAA
- a CDS encoding organic hydroperoxide resistance protein, giving the protein MSIQNVAYRAYTEATGGRDGRAISSDGVLDVALTTPRELGGAGGEGTNPEQLFAAGYSACFLGAMKFVAGRDKLSMPADASIEGVVGIGAIPTGFGIEVELRISLPNLDDEQAQTLIERAHIVCPYSNATRGNIDVTLTRIE; this is encoded by the coding sequence ATGTCTATTCAAAACGTTGCTTACCGTGCCTATACAGAAGCCACCGGCGGCCGTGATGGCCGTGCCATTTCTTCCGACGGCGTGCTGGATGTGGCGCTTACTACCCCGCGAGAATTGGGTGGCGCAGGTGGTGAAGGCACCAACCCCGAGCAGTTGTTCGCTGCGGGCTACTCGGCCTGTTTCCTGGGTGCAATGAAGTTCGTCGCCGGGCGCGACAAGCTCAGCATGCCAGCAGACGCATCGATTGAGGGTGTAGTGGGTATTGGCGCCATCCCCACCGGCTTTGGCATCGAGGTTGAACTGCGTATCAGCCTGCCAAACCTGGACGATGAACAGGCCCAGACCCTGATTGAACGTGCCCACATTGTCTGCCCTTACTCCAATGCCACCCGCGGGAACATTGATGTAACGCTGACACGGATCGAGTGA
- a CDS encoding gamma-glutamylcyclotransferase: MWVFGYGSLMTDGWEKGFDCTQRVTAELKGYRRAFNKASVTNWGTRDCPCPTLNLVPEASANSLGIAFEFTEVRRGEVEAYLAKREGKNFKLSNLEVIADGSGAVQALVPLYAGKNIIQSHDMRTAIELACHAKGSSGKCSDYILNISEQLKMLGINDPAVTEMREILCKAPSG; this comes from the coding sequence ATGTGGGTTTTTGGGTACGGATCGCTGATGACAGACGGATGGGAAAAAGGCTTTGACTGTACCCAGCGAGTTACAGCAGAACTAAAGGGTTATCGGCGCGCATTCAATAAAGCTTCTGTCACTAACTGGGGGACACGTGATTGTCCGTGTCCTACCCTCAATCTGGTGCCTGAAGCAAGTGCAAACTCTCTTGGGATTGCATTCGAATTTACCGAGGTGCGGAGAGGCGAAGTAGAAGCTTATCTTGCCAAACGTGAAGGAAAAAACTTCAAGCTCTCCAATCTGGAAGTTATTGCAGATGGCTCAGGAGCGGTACAAGCGTTGGTCCCGTTGTACGCGGGTAAAAATATAATCCAATCTCACGATATGCGAACGGCTATCGAGTTGGCCTGCCATGCCAAGGGCTCAAGCGGTAAGTGCTCAGATTATATATTGAATATTTCTGAACAGTTGAAGATGCTCGGTATCAACGATCCGGCTGTAACTGAGATGCGGGAGATATTATGTAAGGCCCCTTCGGGTTAA
- a CDS encoding AAA family ATPase has translation MTQPVFNIFDALSDWGRTLSPWQGFLLSRLVASAELSDESLDAVFTEYLIDQGLSAPGAPRATWDMTLPQFEIESSGAVCTLTSIDSVEGVNALAADETLSFGPKLTVIYGPNGAGKSGYARVLKSACFTRSKDIGILGDVRLAKGTHPKPTATFHFDDGSNVNFVHKEACPRLRDGFSVFDSSCVRVHLDDRNVFQVMPYLFDVFPRMVTAFGKLQTKLREEITNRTPVVDKFAIPNSTSVVANTLATLSAQTDLAQLKALAMFGDVESARLLAIETQLTELRTTDPKEIVKNNEQRIVDLDTVKASIAALPIGVKTSTMTKIGETAKQISDLIETGVALSAAQFGEEPVQPIGTAAWRGLLSAAIVYNAEAYPDKAFPPESDEPRCVLCQQVLDVESADRMGRFFKMVTSDVEMKLTNARDQMRGYGSDISAVSIAFFAKDSAARRALLELDSVLEADIAAHVEGYRQVIETMDLAVTNTCNPMCSLLAYDAVSERISALVERLKRDNEKLRESDPKALIDALLLEQQLLNDRHRLSGQYNEIASAVESLQWMSQATPCIRGFSTIQRDVTSKQKTLATTLVAQGFIARFVENCDALKLELPVQFRFAGDAGTTDRKIEISNAGTTGIDPSRVLSEGEQTAAALADFLTEIELNGTCAGVIFDDPVTSMDHVRKEVIAQRLVDEATRRQVIVFTHDILFTNYLATAAEDKGVSFAGRTVWRDDNDAPGAIDRLAFPHEYYEGAAYDRAKKHYNVARSLTGDLQHDALEKACGSLRTGYEDFIQKKLFNNVVRRWRENITFTLNQVFFDEAIALRVHDRMVALSRYIDAHSHSEDFHEVPLTVEVVAGEFSLFDSIKSDYSKARKEWEKIKPKAVFI, from the coding sequence ATGACGCAGCCTGTATTCAATATCTTCGACGCGCTGTCTGATTGGGGGAGAACACTTTCTCCCTGGCAGGGCTTTTTGTTAAGCCGGTTGGTGGCATCGGCGGAGCTCAGCGATGAATCACTGGATGCGGTATTTACCGAATACCTAATCGACCAAGGGCTTAGTGCACCAGGGGCACCTCGTGCCACCTGGGACATGACTCTACCCCAATTCGAGATCGAATCATCAGGAGCTGTTTGCACCTTAACCTCCATAGACTCGGTTGAAGGCGTCAATGCACTAGCTGCTGACGAAACACTAAGCTTCGGGCCAAAACTCACGGTTATCTATGGTCCCAATGGCGCCGGGAAGTCTGGTTATGCTCGCGTATTGAAGTCTGCATGCTTCACTCGATCCAAAGACATAGGGATCCTAGGCGATGTAAGGCTCGCGAAGGGCACACATCCGAAACCTACGGCCACTTTCCATTTTGATGATGGTTCAAACGTCAATTTCGTGCACAAAGAGGCATGTCCGCGATTGCGTGATGGTTTTTCCGTTTTCGACTCGTCCTGTGTCCGGGTCCATCTTGATGACCGTAACGTCTTTCAAGTCATGCCATACCTATTCGATGTTTTCCCCAGAATGGTGACGGCGTTTGGCAAATTACAAACGAAGCTTCGTGAGGAGATCACCAACCGGACCCCGGTGGTGGATAAGTTTGCGATCCCAAACAGTACGTCTGTTGTAGCGAATACCTTGGCGACGCTTAGCGCTCAAACGGATCTAGCTCAGCTCAAAGCATTAGCGATGTTTGGCGATGTCGAGTCCGCACGGTTACTGGCCATCGAGACACAATTAACCGAACTTAGGACAACGGACCCTAAGGAAATCGTCAAAAATAATGAGCAGCGTATTGTTGACCTGGACACTGTCAAAGCTAGCATTGCTGCGTTGCCTATCGGCGTAAAAACGAGCACGATGACCAAAATTGGCGAAACGGCTAAGCAGATTAGTGATCTCATCGAAACAGGCGTTGCATTGTCCGCGGCACAATTCGGCGAGGAGCCTGTACAGCCCATAGGAACTGCGGCATGGCGAGGCCTTTTATCCGCTGCGATCGTATACAACGCCGAAGCCTACCCAGACAAAGCTTTCCCTCCCGAATCGGACGAGCCGCGCTGCGTATTATGTCAGCAGGTGCTCGATGTGGAGAGCGCGGATCGTATGGGCCGGTTCTTTAAGATGGTCACAAGCGATGTAGAAATGAAGCTGACCAACGCCCGAGACCAAATGAGAGGCTATGGCTCGGACATAAGCGCAGTTAGTATCGCATTTTTTGCCAAGGACAGTGCTGCTCGGCGTGCGTTGCTGGAGCTAGACAGCGTGCTGGAAGCAGATATCGCGGCACACGTGGAAGGCTACAGACAAGTCATTGAAACTATGGACCTTGCCGTAACAAACACCTGCAACCCGATGTGTTCCCTATTGGCGTATGACGCTGTTTCAGAGCGCATCAGCGCTTTGGTCGAACGCTTGAAGCGGGACAATGAAAAATTACGCGAAAGTGATCCCAAAGCTTTGATTGATGCTCTTTTGTTGGAGCAACAACTTCTGAATGATCGTCATCGACTTTCTGGCCAATATAATGAGATTGCTTCAGCGGTTGAGAGTCTCCAATGGATGAGTCAGGCAACCCCATGCATTCGGGGCTTCTCAACTATTCAGCGTGATGTGACAAGTAAACAAAAAACCCTTGCTACGACGTTGGTGGCGCAAGGCTTTATCGCGCGCTTTGTGGAAAACTGCGATGCGCTAAAGCTGGAATTGCCCGTGCAGTTCCGTTTCGCTGGAGATGCAGGCACTACAGATCGAAAGATCGAGATCAGTAACGCAGGTACCACCGGTATTGACCCCTCCCGTGTGCTGAGTGAAGGAGAGCAGACCGCCGCGGCATTGGCTGACTTTCTGACGGAAATCGAACTCAATGGTACATGTGCCGGCGTCATCTTCGACGATCCGGTGACGTCCATGGACCATGTACGAAAGGAGGTCATCGCCCAACGCCTAGTGGATGAAGCCACACGCCGTCAGGTCATTGTGTTCACTCATGACATTCTATTTACGAATTACCTCGCAACTGCCGCAGAAGATAAAGGTGTGTCTTTTGCCGGACGCACAGTGTGGCGTGATGACAACGATGCACCAGGCGCGATAGATCGATTGGCTTTTCCACATGAATATTATGAAGGAGCCGCGTATGACCGCGCGAAAAAACACTACAATGTAGCGCGCTCACTGACTGGCGATCTTCAGCACGATGCTTTGGAGAAAGCATGTGGCAGTCTGAGAACCGGCTATGAGGATTTTATCCAGAAGAAGCTGTTTAATAACGTTGTACGTCGGTGGCGAGAGAATATTACGTTCACGCTGAACCAAGTTTTCTTTGATGAGGCGATTGCACTCCGTGTGCACGATCGAATGGTCGCACTGTCCCGATATATCGATGCACATTCACATTCTGAAGATTTCCATGAGGTGCCACTCACTGTTGAGGTTGTGGCCGGTGAATTTTCCCTGTTCGACAGCATTAAGTCGGACTACAGCAAGGCTCGCAAAGAGTGGGAAAAGATCAAGCCGAAGGCTGTGTTCATTTAA